The DNA window GATAGCTAAATCCCATCATGTAGGTTTTAGTTTCTTGTCTTGTAATGATATGATTGAAAGATCTTGTGATCTTGTTCATCATCATTTGGTCGATAATTGACCCTTTGCTCCATCGTTTTTGGCAATGCTTTGTAGTGTAATGTCTTATTTCTTGATGATACATGCAGCTGTGGATCTTGTGGTTACCCTTTGAACTTGACCTCTTCCAATCGAATCGCCACCAGCATAAGCTCTGAATATCGCAAATCCGTAGAGAAAGGTCTTATCTCCTTTCTATCTGTTGATCTTAGTCGATTCACACAAGTCGACGAGGTACATTGCTTTCCTGTCAGTTGGGGCCGTCATCGATCAAAAACTAAACTACTTTGCCGTAAATGTGGGGTTCATATAGGGTATGGGTATGGAGATGCGCCTGCCCTTTGTGGTTTTGACTCTCCCGACTCATCTAGTGGTGCTTTTAGGAAGTTTACAATAAAGATCCGAGCTCTACAGCCTTCAGACGAGTGCTAACAAGGTTGACATGGGAGATTCTTTGATGGACGGTGTCACTTCGATCATGCTCCTACCTGATGATTGCctctgttttattttcaattttcttgaCTGTAGGACTGACCGTGAATCATTTGGCCTAACTTGCCACCGCTGGCTTAATATTCAAAACTTGAATCGTCGGTCCTTACAATTTCCATGTTCTTTCGGCATTGTTGGCCCTTCCTCGTTATCTCAGAGCTGTACCGATATCAACTCATTCCATCTTTACAGGATTCTTGCCCGTTTTCAGCATTTAGAGTATTTATCCCTTTCCGGTTGCGTAGAGATACTGGATTCGGCCCTAAGCTACTTGAAACCCTATGGTTCGAAATTGCAAACCCTATGTCTGGACTGTTGTTTTAAAATCAGCGATTATGGGATTTCCCTAGTTGGTGATGGTTGTCCCTTCTTGACTACTATTAGTCTTTACCGATGCAGCATTACTGATACCGGGCTAGAAGCTTTAGCTAATGCTTGCTTGGCTTTGAGgcatgtgaatcttgcttattgcTCATGTATTTCGGACTCTGGGTTGAGAGCTCTTTCTCAAGGATGCCGTGAACTTCAAGCAGTTAAGATATCTAATTGCCGGGGTGTAAGTGGTGTTGGCTTAAGAGGCTGTTCATCAACTCTTGTCTACATCGATGCTGAATGTTGTAATCTTGAACCCGTAGGAATAATGTCCATTGTTAGTGGAGGTGGGCTTAAGTTTTTGAACATCGCCGGTTTAAGTTGCTCAAACTTCAGAAATGGATTGGAAGCAATAGGGAATGGTTTTGCAGCAAGGCTTAAAATCCTTAACCTTCGAATGTGTAGAAGCGTTACTGATGCTTCTATTGTTGCAATTGCAAAAGGGTGTCCGCAACTTCAGGAGTGGAACCTGGCATTGTGTCACGAGGTTAGGGTTCTAGGCTGGGCTTCCATCGGATCAAACTGCCATAATTTAAAGAAACTCCACGTGAATCGCTGCCGAAACTTATGTCATCAAGGGTTGCAGGCTGTAAGAGATGGCTGCAAAGAGCTCTCTGTTTTGTACATGAGCCGGAATAGCCGGATATCAGATACAGCATTGGAGTTGTTTAAATTGTATAGATGCAACGTTGAGATCAAGGCTGAAGAAGTAATGTCGATAGGGCCTAATTGGGACAGCATAGATTATGATGAGTCAACTTGAGGCACTTTTCATACAGCATGAGACCTTTTCTTaggtttactttttatttttattggaattGCATTCGG is part of the Gossypium hirsutum isolate 1008001.06 chromosome D11, Gossypium_hirsutum_v2.1, whole genome shotgun sequence genome and encodes:
- the LOC107910959 gene encoding uncharacterized protein At4g08330, chloroplastic, which encodes MSQADVSYSCGSCGYPLNLTSSNRIATSISSEYRKSVEKGLISFLSVDLSRFTQVDEVHCFPVSWGRHRSKTKLLCRKCGVHIGYGYGDAPALCGFDSPDSSSGAFRKFTIKIRALQPSDEC
- the LOC107912497 gene encoding F-box/LRR-repeat protein 12, which produces MGDSLMDGVTSIMLLPDDCLCFIFNFLDCRTDRESFGLTCHRWLNIQNLNRRSLQFPCSFGIVGPSSLSQSCTDINSFHLYRILARFQHLEYLSLSGCVEILDSALSYLKPYGSKLQTLCLDCCFKISDYGISLVGDGCPFLTTISLYRCSITDTGLEALANACLALRHVNLAYCSCISDSGLRALSQGCRELQAVKISNCRGVSGVGLRGCSSTLVYIDAECCNLEPVGIMSIVSGGGLKFLNIAGLSCSNFRNGLEAIGNGFAARLKILNLRMCRSVTDASIVAIAKGCPQLQEWNLALCHEVRVLGWASIGSNCHNLKKLHVNRCRNLCHQGLQAVRDGCKELSVLYMSRNSRISDTALELFKLYRCNVEIKAEEVMSIGPNWDSIDYDEST